The Phragmites australis chromosome 1, lpPhrAust1.1, whole genome shotgun sequence genomic interval CTCCGTCGTGGTGGTACGCATGCACAGTCGTCGTCTCGATCTAGCTCTGGTTACAAACAGATAGCTGCACGTACGCGAGACCAGATGCATGGACGACGTTGCGAGCGTTGTGCAGTCGGGAGGGCCGGAGTACAAGGTGCATGCCCCTGGGGCGGCGCGACAGCCTCCACTTTGCGACGCAGCAAGACGTCCTGAACGGACTCCTGGCGCCGACCTCCCACGTCCCCGCGCTGCTGGCCGTGCTGTCCAAGATAAACCTGGACACCGACGACCTGGTGGCGCTCTCCGGCGGGCACACCATCGGGCTCGGGCACTGCACCTCCTTCGAGGACCGCCTGTTCCCGCGGCCGGACCCCACCTTGAACAACACCTTCGCCGGCAGCCTGAAGCAGACCTGCCCAGCCAAGGGCACCGACCGGAGGACGACGGTGCTCGACGTCCGCACGCCCCAACGCATTCCACAACAAGTACTACGTGAACCTGGTGAACCGGGAGAGGCTCTTCGATCACCTCTGACCAGGACCTCTTCACCGACGCCAGGACCAAGCCCGTCGTCGCCAAGTTCGCGCAGAGCCAGAAGGCCTTCTTCAACCATAGTTCGCCTTTTCCGTCGTGAAGATGGGGCAGATCAACGTGCTAACCGGCTCGCAGGGGCAGTTCGGGCAGATCCGCAGGAACTGCTCGACGCGCAACCCCAGCACCGGCGCCGCCCTGCCGTAGTCAGCCGTGGAGAGCGTCGTCGAGGCAGAGAGCCTCGTCTTCTAGACTAGCCGTGATCGGTGTCAAGAGGCTGCTAATGTCGTCGAAAGCGTCTTGGGGAAATAAAATGACCATGCATGGCACGAAATCAAAATCTGGTGTAAATTAAGCTGTCAGGACGGCTATATCTACTAATGCTAATCCAGTTTCATGGACAATTTAAATTTCCTGTTATCTGTCTATATATAAGCGTCGACGATCACAGATAGATAGAATGGCATAATTGCAAGAACGAGAAGATTTATGAAAGATGGGTAGCTCGTATATTTATGTTTCACCACAACTTACAATAAGCAGGTAGGTAGTACAAGTAGGAGAAACTGAAGCCCGGTGCACTTGGCTATGtcaagaacaccaaaacgaATAGTATAATGAACAGAACAACCAGGAACACGATCAACAGAATCTGCCCCTTGATGCCAGCCTTCTTCATTACCATGGCCACTCTTTTCTGCACCAGAAAATGGTCAGGGCTTTACTTTGCAATTAGATTCTTGGGGAAAAGAAATAAAGGAAAAGGCAGGATCAAGTGTcatgtggattttttttttctcgacgACGAGAGACTCCAGACTCCCCCGggcaatttttaaattttaagataaTTGAGTACCGAATCCTGACTGGCCAGGAAACTCATTGAAATCAGTTTCTCAGGGAGATACCCACAAACTGGTGTGCCCCGGGTTCAAGCCCGGGTGACCGTCCCCTCTACCGGAGACACTAATCAACTGAGCTACTGCTCAGTTCGCGACATGTGGATATTCATATTCTCGGAAAAGGCATGTTATGTGGACATGCAAACTGGAACATACCCACTGAAGATGACAGAAAGAACAAACCTGCACAAAGTCAAGTCTGTTCGAAGTAGTCTCCATCTCCAAGCTTAGGTCGTTTAGGATCCTTTCCTGTAAACCAGTAATGTGTATTCCAGTTACTACATCCGGTTATTCTTTTTATAATGCTACCCTTACAGCACAACTCTAGCAACTTTGCCCTTTGCCAATAGCAATTACCTGTCCAGACAGCTCTTCGTGTATGGTTAGCCCTACACCTCCAATCCGTTGGACACTTGCACTGAGCTCATCAAGTTCTTCATCCTGCTGCCTGAAGGGGGGAAAATCAGTACAGATATCAAGCCAATGCAAAACATATGAACTTCTCATGACTTCagtagaaaaatatataactagAAATATTTTGGCTACCAATTTTAAGATTAATCGTCATCTGCAATTTTTATATCTTTTGACAACTGTTAGAAAAACAATTATCAGGAGTAACTAGACTGCAATTGATAGCCTAGTACTGTAGTACATGTATGTCTTGCTTGCACAAACAAGAAAACGACAACAAAGCTGAAAAATGTTGTATAGCTACTTAGATAAAATAATCAGTAATTCTTGCTGCCTGACGGAAAAGTCAGTACAGAAATATTTTGGCTCGCAACTTCAAGTTGAATAATTATCTACATTATTTTACATCTTTAGACAACTGAAAGAAATGGCCAGGGATAATAACTTGATTACAATTGATATCCTGGTACATGCATGGCTTACTTGCAGCAacaagaaagcaacaacaaaactaacaaaatgtTGTATAGCTacttaaataaaataataataacgaTGTGCTGGTGGAAACACAAGAATGAGTGAAAACAAGGATAAGTTGTACCAAAGTAATATTCCAGGAAGAGCAACGAAAGCATCAACTAGAACAGATGAGCAAGAATACAACGTGTATGTGCCACTAAGGCAAATTCAACTTGACAACTTCTAGCATTTAACTAAAAAGCAGTGTGTGTGTGTCAGCGTGTCAAAAACCAAAGCCTTAGAACTAAAGGAAAGCATGCTTATGATGGTTAAAAGCACTGACATTCAGCAGAGGTTACATAAATGTTATATGTATGATGACTAGAAAAACAGCAAATTAAACACTACCTACGTGCATAAAGCCAGAATCCTATGTGTTAAACAGACAACATGTTTCTAACCAACATATTTGCACAGTACATTgaaaaaaagcaaaagcaaactcACCTCATAAGTAGAAGCTGTCTATCTGATTCTGAAGAAATAAAGTCATCATTGTCTTGGGCAGAATAGAGGTTGGTTCTGCCTGTGCCCATTAAGTCCTGGTGTTTCGAAATTGCTGAATTGCTCTTCCCCTTTTCAACAGCTCTCCTGACTCTGCCAACCTGAATATAATCATCCGTAAATGGGATCCGAGAATAAACAAACATTACATTGGCAACTGCAGAATCCGGAACATAGTAACATAATATCCCCAATTGTCTTTCCTTTTCCATACTACAGGATATCATGCTAACTGCAATTGTGCAACTCATGCATGCTCAAAATACACCTCATTGATAATCCTAACAAGTAGGTAGAAGAGACATCAAAGGGTGGTTGTAGTATAATTTGTAAAGAAGCAATCATTGAAGAATTGCTATATTATGAAAAAAAGGTACAAAATGAAGGAtggaatatcaaatatttaccCGATTACGAGCAGAACCAGTCCAGTTCCGTCGTCTAGAAAGCTCGACTTCATCAAGTCCATAGTATGCAGGATCCCTTGATGCAACTGAGATTGTCTTTTCCAGCTCATCTACCTTTCAACATAAACAAACGCCATTTAGACTAGAATAATTCTGCATCAAGGAAGTGGATATCTTATCccattaaaaaacaaaattgataTATTAGATGCATAACAAATGACCAAAGAAGAATTTTGCATTCTCCACTTGTGTTAGCAGTTTCTTCTACATGTACGGATGTACcaacaacagcaacagcaaAGATTTATGGCATTGTTACACTCTGTTTTTATACCTGCCACTCGATGCTTTCACAGCTGGTAAGAAGCTCTTTTGTCAGATGAACATATTCTCCTGTGTTTGAAGCAGTTTCCTCCCAACGGTGGAAGGTATTTTGCAATTTATCAATCTGGAGCAGAAAGAACTATACCGTCAGGACTAAAAGAAGAACGTAGAAACATGCATGTGGATGAATAAATATGTTTCTGAAGCTACGGTGGAGCCAAGCAACACAAGTACAAAGGAGCTTTATCTTGAGGAATAACTGAATACCACAGGTAaatgcatgattttttttccaatgaaGGTAAATGCATGATGATGCGATATGTTTCTGAAactatgagagagttatgaAGCCAAAGTAGTCCAACAGAGTTATCAGATCAAGAGAGATAATTAAGGCCTTAGTCTCTACCATGAGAGCTCCGTGCAGGCGGTGTATCAGGTAGCCTGCATATCCCCATTTACATATGtttaatatatagaaaatataccTCACATTACAAAATTATATTTTCGAGAACATCCCTAACTGCAAATTGAAATTCAAGAGTAACGAAACCACCTCAACATCTTTCTTGCCCGATGGGCACGATTTGCGAACTCGGTGAGATTAGACAAACACGGGTACGTGCACAAACGCTCGGATTTCCAATCCTGATCGATGCAAGATGACGATTCGAAGCAGGAAGCTTGCACTCGCTGGAAACGAAGAGAGAGTAAAGAGCAAGGAGAGCTAGGATTACCGACCGAATCTTGGATCTCCTCCCGGACGATGTAGAATGGATCTTGCGCCGAGCTCATGGGGATTCTACGGATTGGGGAGCTTTGGGTGTCCCCTTTGGATTTCTCCGGTTCCGAAACCCTAAAAAGAGTTCGGGGCGAGGGATCTTGGATGAGTTGGGTGCGGAGGAGATCCTTGGCTTGCTCCGCTCCCTCCCGGCTCCCTCTGCTTCGTCGTCGTTGGGGACTGGAGGTTGGTGGATCCGTCATCCGTGGGTAAGAGGATCAGAGAGAAACAGTAACTGTGACTTTAGGCAGATGGCAGTCGTTGGATTGGAAACGGATGGTCAAGATTTAAAGCAACAGTGTGCTACAGAACCCACGTATAGTAAAATCAGAACAATGTTTGAATCTACTAAAGTAACATGTACTGTAGCATATCTCGCTGCTTATTGTACAGGTTCTGTTTACCCGTGACTTGACTTCGTAACGACAGAGGATCTGGATCCGATCTGTGGATGGGGCTGGTCCACCGACGGCTCCGAAGACTCGGTGCATGGCCTCGGTTCTTGTTCGTTGCGTCGGTCCACGACGCAGGCGCTCTTTTTCGGATCCGCATCATCTGATTTTGCTTTGACAAAGTCAGATGTGCTACAGTAATTTGCAGTTAGCGTTCCCCGTCAGCCAGATCACGAATAGACGGTCAGGATTTCAGTGATACAATACTGCTACATTACCCTTTTCAACAGTGTTTTGCTACAGTATTTTACTTTTTGCTACTGCATTTTACTGTTTATACACTCGCAAATTACTGTAGCACATCTGGTTTTGCTGAAGTAAAGTTAGAGGATATGAATCcgcctttttttccttcttccttgAGCTTTTTTCTTAAGGAAAAATTAGTTCTAAAGCACCATAGGTGTAGGCTTTAGAAAAACTACTACCAAAATGTCCCTGTACATTTTAATAGCATCTGAAAGTTACACAATTTTGTTTTTTAGCACTCTATGGGCTACCGTGAATATTATtcctatttttcatttttt includes:
- the LOC133929217 gene encoding syntaxin-61-like isoform X1, which produces MTDPPTSSPQRRRSRGSREGAEQAKDLLRTQLIQDPSPRTLFRVSEPEKSKGDTQSSPIRRIPMSSAQDPFYIVREEIQDSIDKLQNTFHRWEETASNTGEYVHLTKELLTSCESIEWQVDELEKTISVASRDPAYYGLDEVELSRRRNWTGSARNRVGRVRRAVEKGKSNSAISKHQDLMGTGRTNLYSAQDNDDFISSESDRQLLLMRQQDEELDELSASVQRIGGVGLTIHEELSGQERILNDLSLEMETTSNRLDFVQKRVAMVMKKAGIKGQILLIVFLVVLFIILFVLVFLT
- the LOC133929217 gene encoding syntaxin-61-like isoform X2 encodes the protein MIDKLQNTFHRWEETASNTGEYVHLTKELLTSCESIEWQVDELEKTISVASRDPAYYGLDEVELSRRRNWTGSARNRVGRVRRAVEKGKSNSAISKHQDLMGTGRTNLYSAQDNDDFISSESDRQLLLMRQQDEELDELSASVQRIGGVGLTIHEELSGQERILNDLSLEMETTSNRLDFVQKRVAMVMKKAGIKGQILLIVFLVVLFIILFVLVFLT